A genomic window from Candidatus Woesearchaeota archaeon includes:
- a CDS encoding small multi-drug export protein, producing MALVAALVKMVLISIAPIAELRGSIPYGILVAQLPWPIVFAVCSVANFLAAPLVYLFLDKMVHLFLVFGWFERFYTRYITKAQRQAEPYLKKYGAYGLILFIGVPLPGSGVWTGTLVAYILGMKKKTLFLSAFAGSLLAGAIVTLVVVSGKGLFGLI from the coding sequence ATGGCGCTTGTCGCAGCACTGGTCAAGATGGTGCTCATCTCCATCGCGCCGATTGCAGAACTCCGCGGCAGCATTCCGTACGGCATTCTTGTTGCACAACTCCCGTGGCCAATCGTGTTCGCCGTCTGCTCGGTTGCCAACTTTCTCGCTGCTCCGCTCGTGTATCTTTTCCTTGACAAGATGGTGCATCTCTTTCTTGTCTTCGGCTGGTTTGAGCGCTTCTATACTCGTTACATTACCAAAGCACAGCGTCAAGCCGAGCCGTACCTGAAAAAATACGGTGCATATGGTTTGATACTCTTCATCGGCGTGCCCCTTCCTGGCTCCGGCGTGTGGACTGGTACGCTCGTTGCCTACATTCTTGGTATGAAAAAGAAAACACTCTTTTTGTCAGCATTCGCCGGCAGCCTTCTTGCAGGGGCGATTGTGACGCTCGTTGTCGTGTCAGGAAAAGGATTGTTTGGGCTGATATAA